The following is a genomic window from Niabella soli DSM 19437.
CGCCCAATCCGAAACGGATCTCGCCTTTTTTATTTACGGCAAATCCTTTTTGCGATTCATTGATATCCGGTCCCAGTACCGGCAATCCCATGCGTTTACATTCCTCCATAAAGAAGGTGATCTTTTCCAATGAGCCGGCGTTGTTCAACACACCCGCCATATATTCGCTGGGGTAGTGGGCTTTCAGGTACGCTGTTTGGTAAGCTACAAAAGCATAACAGGTAGAGTGCGATTTGTTGAAGGCATATTGCGCAAAAGCTTCCCAGTCGGTCCAGATCTTTTCCAGGCTTTCCGCCGGGTGCCCTTTCTGAATGGCGCCTTCCACAAACTGCTTTTTCATTTTGTCCAGTACCGCTTTTTGCTTCTTACCCATCGCTTTCCGCAGCACGTCCGCATCCCCCTTGCTAAAGCCGCCGATCTTCTGGCTCAGCAGCATCACCTGCTCCTGGTATACCGTAATACCATAAGTATCTTTCAGGTATTCTTCCATTTCCGGAAGGTCATAGGTCACTTCTTCACGACCATGTTTGCGGTCGATATATTGCGGGATATAAGCAATAGGACCCGGGCGGTACAAGGCGTTCATGGCAATCAAATCGCCAAATCGGTCAGGTTTCAGTTCGCGCAGGTATTTTTGCATCCCCGCACTTTCAAACTGGAAGGTAGCGTTGGTTTCGCCTCTCTGGTAAAGCTCGTAGGTGGGCTGATCATCCAGCGGTATATCATCAATCTCAATATCAACATCATGGTTTTGTTTGATCAGGCGTAGTGCATCTTTAATAATGGTAAGGGTTTTTAACCCCAGGAAGTCCATTTTAATAACGCCCGCTTCTTCAATCACGCTGCCTTCAATCTGTGTTACCCACAAATCCGAATCCTTGGCCGTGCTTACCGGGATCAGCTCCGTTAGGTCTTTCGGTGCAATGATAATACCCGCCGCGTGGATGCCCGTGTTGCGCACGGAACCCTCCAGGATCTCGGCCTCATGCAGCACTTTACTTTGCAGATCGCTGCCGTTGTATACCTCGCGGATCTTTTTTACATTTTCAATATCGTCCGCACCCAGTCCTTCTTTTTCGATCAGCGATTTTTCGCCCGCCTTGGGCTGTATGGGGGCGTGAAGCACTCTTTTGAGTGATATGCCCGGCTTTTCCGGAACCAGTTTGGCCAGGGCATTGGATTCAGCCAGTGGCAGGTCCATTACCCGCGCCACGTCCTTGATGCTCATTTTAGCGGCCATGGTACCATAGGTGATGATCTGGGCTACCTGGTTCTTGCCATATTTCTGCACCACATAATCGATCACTTTCTGACGGCCTTCATCATCAAAGTCAGTATCAATATCCGGCATCGATTTACGGTCAGGGTTCAGGAAACGCTCAAACAGCAGGTCGTATTTTATCGGGTCAATATTCGTGATGCCGATACAATACGCTACCACGGAACCCGCGGCAGAACCCCGTCCGGGGCCGATGAATACGCCCGCATCCCTCCCGGCCTTAATAAAATCACTTACGATAAGGAAGTAACCGGCAAACCCCATGGTCTTGATGGTAAAGAGCTCAAAGTCGATCCGCTCTTTTGTGGAATCGGGCATTGAACCGTATCTTTTTTGAGCGCCTTCATAGGTAAGGTGTTTCAGATACTCCCACTGGTTGAGCGAATCGGCGGTAACCGTTCCCTTATCTGTTTTTTCATCCTGTGTATGCTTCTGGAACCCATCGGGGATGGGGAAATTGGGCAGGAGGATGCTTCGCTTCAGATCCAGCAATTCGATCTTATCAACGATGGCATTGGTATTGTCAATGGCCTGCGGAATATCATGAAACAGTTTGCTCATTTCTTCCGTGTTCTTAAAATAGAACTGGTCATTGGCAAAGGCGAAGCGCATGTTCTTCATGTTCACATCGTCATCCGCAAAATCGCCCCGGAAGGCAGGCGTGGATTGCTTTTCGCCGGTATTGATGCAAAGGAGGATGTCGTGCGCGTTAAAGTCGTCCTGTTCCACATAATGCGAATCATTGCTGGCGATGATGGGCACATTATATTTCGCTGCAAATTTCAGCAGCACTATGTTTACTTTATCCTGGTCGCCGATACCATGACGTTGTAATTCCACATAAAAATCATCTCCAAAAAGATCCAGCCACCATTTAAATTCCTGTTCGGCTTCTGCTTCTCCTTTGCGTAAAATGGCCTGCGGCACGGAGGCTCCGAGGCAACAGGTGGTCGCTATAAGCCCTTCGTGGTATTGCAGGATCAGTTCTTTATCAATCCTCGGGTATTTACCATATAAGCCCTCGATAAACCCGAGGGAGGTCAGTTTGGTCAAATTCCGGTAGCCTTTTTCATTTTTTGCCAGCAGGATCTGGTGGTAGCGTTTATCTTTTTTTTCTTTAGTAAAGGTTTTTTCATGACGATTCTCTACCAGGTAAAATTCGCAGCCTACAACGGGTTTTACTTTGGGTTTGCCATTCTCATCCACATGTTTATACGCCTCCGCGACGAACTGGAAAGCGCCAAACATATTGCCGTGGTCGCTGATGGCCAGTGCCGGCATGCCATCGGCGATCGCTTTTTTATACAGGGAACCGATAGGGGCGGCGCCATCCAGTAAAGAGTATTGCGTGTGAACGTGTAAATGGGAGAATTTCATGCCGCTAAAATGCTATAAAATGATAAAATATGCCGCGAAATTTATGCACATCGTATAATTAACAAGAAACCGGGTAAGGGGTTTAATAAGCCGGACCATGCACAAAGTTTTTTAATTGTTCACAGGCTGAGTTTTAATACTTGTCTAATGCCACTAATACACGAATGCGGGTCTGACCAAAACGACGCGAACAAATGGTTGGCCGGGAATTCGGGAAAATGGGAAGGTCTGTTTTTCAATCTTTTAAAATTTACCGTCTTGCCGCCTTGCCGGCAAAAATGCTTTTAATCACCCCCAAAGGATTTCAGCTTGTTTTCTTTACAGGCGAGATGATAAATGAGTCATTCGTGTCCCGATAGTCGGGATGGGACTTTTAGAACCGGTTTAATATGGGTACTGATTTGTTAGTGTTTTTATAATTATTAGTATATTTTAATATTTAAATAATTTATTATCAAATGATTATATTTTTAATAAATAAAAATATATCAAAAGGGCAATATTCCTTAACATTTGGCGTTTTTACACTATTGTAAAATTAGGATTTGCTTAGACTGGCATTGTTCTGATTAATTCGTAAAAATTTTTAAAAGTACCCGTTTTGAGATATTTATTGACTGGTTTTAGCATTGTGGTGTTGCTGACGAGTTGCTCAACCACAGCTAAAATTTTTGGAACAGCCGATAGAAAAAATGTTGCCAAAACAACTGTTACGCCGCAGCCTCCTGCACCGGCCAAACAGGCATTTATGGACCAGGTGACCATCTCTCCAAGGAATTCTAAGAGCGACACGCGGATGGCGCGTATTGAAAAAACCATCGCTTCCTCAGAAATAAAAGACATTAGTACGGTTGATGATTTTGTTGCCGTACCCAAGGCTCTTCCGGCTACTCAATTACAGATAAAATATGCTTCTCTTTTGAATATGATGCCGGGGTCTATTACCAATAATAATTTGCTGGAAACGCTGGACAACTGGTATGGTACCCGTTATGTATATGGCGGAACCTCCAAGAGAGGTATTGACTGCAGCGCGTTCACCCGTGAAATGTATCGGAGTGCTTATGGCATTGAATTGCCCCGCACGGCGCACGAGCAGTATGGCCGGGTGCGTAAAATCTCTACTACGGAGCTGAAGGAAGGAGATCTGGTGTTTTTTAATACTACCGGAGGCGTATCGCATGTGGGACTGTACCTGGGCAATAATAAATTTGCGCATGCTTCCACCAGTCGTGGCGTAACCATCAGTGATCTGTATGAAACCTATTACATCACGCACTATATCGGTGCAGGACGCATTGAG
Proteins encoded in this region:
- the dnaE gene encoding DNA polymerase III subunit alpha → MKFSHLHVHTQYSLLDGAAPIGSLYKKAIADGMPALAISDHGNMFGAFQFVAEAYKHVDENGKPKVKPVVGCEFYLVENRHEKTFTKEKKDKRYHQILLAKNEKGYRNLTKLTSLGFIEGLYGKYPRIDKELILQYHEGLIATTCCLGASVPQAILRKGEAEAEQEFKWWLDLFGDDFYVELQRHGIGDQDKVNIVLLKFAAKYNVPIIASNDSHYVEQDDFNAHDILLCINTGEKQSTPAFRGDFADDDVNMKNMRFAFANDQFYFKNTEEMSKLFHDIPQAIDNTNAIVDKIELLDLKRSILLPNFPIPDGFQKHTQDEKTDKGTVTADSLNQWEYLKHLTYEGAQKRYGSMPDSTKERIDFELFTIKTMGFAGYFLIVSDFIKAGRDAGVFIGPGRGSAAGSVVAYCIGITNIDPIKYDLLFERFLNPDRKSMPDIDTDFDDEGRQKVIDYVVQKYGKNQVAQIITYGTMAAKMSIKDVARVMDLPLAESNALAKLVPEKPGISLKRVLHAPIQPKAGEKSLIEKEGLGADDIENVKKIREVYNGSDLQSKVLHEAEILEGSVRNTGIHAAGIIIAPKDLTELIPVSTAKDSDLWVTQIEGSVIEEAGVIKMDFLGLKTLTIIKDALRLIKQNHDVDIEIDDIPLDDQPTYELYQRGETNATFQFESAGMQKYLRELKPDRFGDLIAMNALYRPGPIAYIPQYIDRKHGREEVTYDLPEMEEYLKDTYGITVYQEQVMLLSQKIGGFSKGDADVLRKAMGKKQKAVLDKMKKQFVEGAIQKGHPAESLEKIWTDWEAFAQYAFNKSHSTCYAFVAYQTAYLKAHYPSEYMAGVLNNAGSLEKITFFMEECKRMGLPVLGPDINESQKGFAVNKKGEIRFGLGGLKGVGEAAVESLIKERDDNGAYVSIFDMIKRVNQRTVNKKTLESLAYAGAFDCFTDLTRAQYFHVPQGDTTNGLEKIVKYGQVCQAQSQNTTNTLFGDLSEVMEVQVPKIPECTPWPLVVQLDHEKLVTGIFISGHPLDDYRFEMEHYGISKISYLNEYKLQEKEKISSAATFKVMGLVSDAQHRLSRTGNKFGSFVIEDYSGKLELVLFSEDYMKYSAMLQLGATVYLTGYFKQRFNGDFDFKITSIYLAESVIKNQTKKLKIELPVEEITTDAIQFIQSNLKAHKGGSVLKLSIKDVAQDIQVDLMTQGKGFEMNGELIEYLAKQANWNVAVEMN
- a CDS encoding C40 family peptidase produces the protein MRYLLTGFSIVVLLTSCSTTAKIFGTADRKNVAKTTVTPQPPAPAKQAFMDQVTISPRNSKSDTRMARIEKTIASSEIKDISTVDDFVAVPKALPATQLQIKYASLLNMMPGSITNNNLLETLDNWYGTRYVYGGTSKRGIDCSAFTREMYRSAYGIELPRTAHEQYGRVRKISTTELKEGDLVFFNTTGGVSHVGLYLGNNKFAHASTSRGVTISDLYETYYITHYIGAGRIENAGSFYATVPARIAGTTN